The following coding sequences lie in one Biomphalaria glabrata chromosome 18, xgBioGlab47.1, whole genome shotgun sequence genomic window:
- the LOC106066086 gene encoding uncharacterized protein LOC106066086 codes for MTSTFSSTSNDNPPMINVSDEESKQTIKRLLKKLLKLLGSINTSTQNTLEKHERETVALAFCIATQLLHFYTFETDAEINEQDARNVQIFLPRIHEVRNLITADRFDFRPNGPKSDTKKSNARNISPRLDLETNSATNKTTKIMEYDSSSKTKPVVDFVQAVDTNSDTKKMKAQEISPRADLEANPFILRKTTLEYDSCSSSKPVVNVVQTVEKRSDTNKISAPKKSLRLDLETNHSMPRKRIIRYEQTPSSKPVLKSIQPKDNIGKEAKQKHYANNSASSRYFAEENNSQSIRDLKNNWSVLSRSESPQSAPNLTEDHSSNRKLSRRLSLNQTSLPNVRSSHQLLFAVSQINKLDHPRFEYALSSDSRKMHPRFLQQLPNGLSRSPLSPELDKQAVRRNFRYLKTEIDARKLADYMFQGDAFSYDERTMVSQASTRALANELFFNFLMDNETEKAFEEFKKALEKEYPHVAKVLADDILKCVSSKDLKRR; via the exons ATGACATCAACATTTAGTAGCACTTCTAATGATAACCCTCCTATGATAAATGTAAGCGATGAAGAATCCAAGCAGACGATCAAACGTTTActaaagaaattattaaaactcTTAGGTTCAATAAATACTTCTACACAGAACACTCTCGAGAAACACGAGAGAGAGACGGTCGCCTTGGCGTTTTGTATAGCAACCCAGCTTCTTCACTTTTATACTTTTGAAACAGACGCAGAAATTAATGAACAGGATGCAAGAAACGTCCAAATTTTTTTGCCAAGAATACACGAAGTCAGAAATTTGATTACTGCTGATCGTTTTGACTTTCGACCGAATGGCCCCAAAAGCGATACTAAAAAAAGCAATGCCCGAAATATATCGCCCAGGCTAGACCTAGAAACCAACTcagcaacaaacaaaacaacaaagattATGGAGTACGACTCATCATCTAAAACTAAACCAGTAGTCGATTTCGTTCAAGCTGTTGACACGAACAGCGATACCAAAAAAATGAAAGCCCAAGAAATCTCGCCAAGAGCAGATCTAGAAGCCAATCCTTTCATTCTAAGGAAAACGACTTTAGAATACGACTCGTGTTCTAGCTCTAAACCAGTTGTCAATGTCGTTCAAACTGTTGAGAAACGAAGTGATACCAATAAGATTAGTGCCCCCAAAAAATCgctaagactagatctagaaaccaaTCATTCCATGCCAAGGAAAAGAATTATACGTTACGAGCAGACTCCTAGCTCTAAACCGGTTCTCAAATCTATTCAACCAAAAGACAACATTGGGAaagaagcaaaacaaaaacactatgCTAATAATAGCGCTTCTTCTAGATATTTTGCAGAAGAGAATAATTCTCAATCCATTAGAGATTTGAAGAACAACTGGAGTGTTTTATCAAGATCTGAAAGCCCGCAAAGTGCTCCAAATTTGACAGAAGATCACAGTTCTAACCGTAAACTTTCCAGACGACTAAGTTTGAACCAGACCAGCCTTCCCAATGTCAGGTCATCACACCAATTGCTTTTCGCAGTCTCGCAGATCAATA aattagatCATCCAAGGTTCGAATATGCCCTTTCCAGTGATTCGAGGAAAATGCATCCAAGGTTTCTTCAACAATTGCCAAACGGATTAA GTCGCAGTCCACTCAGTCCTGAACTAGATAAACAAGCTGTGAGAAGAAATTTCCGTTACCTGAAAACAGAGATCGACGCCAGAAAGCTGGCCGACTACATGTTTCAAGGCGACGCCTTCTCGTATGACGAAAGAACAATGGTTAGTCAGGCCTCAACAAGGGCATTAGCCAACGAGCTTTTCTTCAATTTTCTTATGGACAACGAAACTGAGAAAGCGTTTGAAGAATTTaaaaaagctttggaaaaagaATATCCTCATGTCGCCAAGGTATTGGCTGacgatattttaaaatgtgtaagttccaaagatttaaaaagaagataG